In the Arachis hypogaea cultivar Tifrunner chromosome 20, arahy.Tifrunner.gnm2.J5K5, whole genome shotgun sequence genome, tAAAATAATTGCTGAATTGTAATGGCTCAGATATATCAATTATTTGTTAATGAGAACTTATTACACTGGGTTGAAAATAAACAGAATAAAATTTTCCGAAAATTGGGTTACTTTCGATGTATATAATTGAAGATTTTGATTAATGAGTGTTAACAAACTAAAAGGAAAACCTGGGGAGAAATCACACGTCTGTCTGGATCTTTACTTTCCAAATCCTTTACACAACTTTcgggattccatacaacaacaccACCCCACATCTGCAATATTCCAAAATAGGCTCTTCATAACAATCACAAATTTGGAATTTTATAAGACATGTAATATTACAAAATGATAAAGTAAGGAAATTTTGAAGGTGAGATGAATAACAGGAGATATAAAGCCATTAGTCTTGGAGAGATCTTTATTTGGAAGCTCCAATTGCAGAGGACATTCCTTTGTAGATGGTATATACCTGCCATTATATACAAGGAAACATTTAATGTAAGCTCTGTCTAAACGCAGATCAGAATCAACAAACTAATCACAATAGAGAATTGTAATAGCAGTAGAGACAATGAGACAGaagaaatttcaatttttttcatttaatgcTAGCACTAGGAAGGCTAtcaaaagtaaaagaagaaaCGAATTCTTAGATTATGAAAAGAAGTAAATAAATCTAGGATTGAGCTGAAGAGTATACACCACAAGTTGCAATACTTTAGATCTCCCTCCCGCTGCAACTGAAGTATCTAGATGCCACTCATTTGAATTAAGCTGTTCAACATCAAAATATTTACATCAAATACATCACCAAATTTATTATTGTTGTATCTCAGATAGATATTAAGTaaatactacaagaaaaattGCAAGGTTCTGCAGATACTTTCTAATGCATTAGCAGTGATAAAGAACTCACGTAAGTTGAACCATCTCTACAAAAGACATATGCATAACTCAATAGACACAGGAACTTCAAAATGTTCAAAGCGCTGTGACTTTATCTGATAATCACTAATTATGccaacaaatcaaatattttcggGTAGAAAGGCACATCATCTATCCAATGATACAAAAGTAGAAAGGGTCTAAAGTTAGAACTAAATAATGGTAAATTTGCTACAAACTATAAATAAGTCAAGACCAAAGAGAATGTATACAAAGAAAGGAAGATCCTTGGTACTGAATATGTGGCTTTCGTGTATATCATCCCAGTACGAAAAAGAAGACTTTGGCGTGTAGAATAAAACCTGCCAATTAGGAACAAGAAAATCATTCAAATCTAAACAATGCCACGACTTTTTAACCATCACATGTATAAAAGGCTATACCTGGCTTTCAACCGTTATGTTTGCTATAGGTTGCAAAGCTTGGATCACAGGATGCAACAGAGTCTTGTTAATTTCATGAAAACCCCTATATTAAGATCACCACAGAAACTTCAGGATGAAACTCTTTCAAAGAAAACTAAGCTAATAATATTCATGACAACACATATAAAAGCAAAAGAACAGTTCAATAATGATCTAGAATAACTGTTAAAGCCTCTATGTCACCACTTAAAACATGTGAATTCTGAGTGCCTAACTTATAAATAACACATCTAGATACAATATAGCAAAATAAATACTCATCATCCATCTAAGATGAATTTCTATGCCCTGCAATGTAAAAAGTTTTACACTATCCATCAATCAAATTGCAAGTGAGAAATCATGATGGGTACTATTGTAAAGGGTATACTAATCTGACACTTAATTGTATTTTCATTTGCTGCACAGTGACACTTTACACTATCAGTAAATGGAACATTAATTCCTATTTATAAAACATCAATAGCTagtttatgaaagaaaaaaaaattgaaataaaacctCATTAAAAGAACACTGAAATGGAGTCTCAATTTCACAATCCATACCAATCATAAATCCAATCTTGTGGCTCTGCATTGAGCAAACTGAACCTGCCATCAACACCAACAGGCATGAACTCACTGCGAATTGAATTCCCTTCACTCTCGCCACTCATAAACAACCTGGCAAAGATCTCAGCTGTCCTTGAAGCCGCCTCATCCTCCGAAACATGGCCGAGTACCCACGCATGCCGGTACTTACCCACCACAGCCCTCACTTCCCCTTCGTCCTTGTCCCCGTTAAAAACCACAACACTATAACCCTTCCCTCCACTGCCTACATTCCCCAAACAATGCTTCAGCATCTCATCAAAATCTTTGTCACTCAACTTCCCGCCAAAAATAACTTTACCACACTTCAATGGACATTGAGCTTCCGAACCCTCCGTCTGCGCCCAACTGGAGCCCGAATCGATGACCACAGAGACGTCGTAGTCACCGCCGCCGCAATTGCCGCATCGCGAGGAGTTAGGGTTCAGTTGGGACATCTTGCAGGTAATTGCTGCTGCGACATCGTTTGGACCGAGGCCGCGAGAAGCGGAGAAGTCAAAGCCGAAAGTGAGAACAGGAGCCTGGCAAGCCCTAGCAGTGGCGGCGGCTTCAATTGACCCCAGGAGCGACGACAGTGCACGGCGGAACAGCATCCTTCTCTCTCGCGTCATGTCTTCGTCTTCTCTCTCCTCCGAACTCCCTCCTCCACGACGGCGATGGCGGCAGCTGTAGCGGCGTTGCGGCGGTGACCCCCTCTCACTCTCTGTTCTCTCGCTCGTGCTCTCATCTCTGTCTTCCTCCTCTCCTCCCTCTGGTTCACTCATTCTCTCGGATCTGGGTGTGTGTGTGAAAGGAA is a window encoding:
- the LOC112785895 gene encoding uncharacterized protein, producing the protein MSEPEGGEEEDRDESTSERTESERGSPPQRRYSCRHRRRGGGSSEEREDEDMTRERRMLFRRALSSLLGSIEAAATARACQAPVLTFGFDFSASRGLGPNDVAAAITCKMSQLNPNSSRCGNCGGGDYDVSVVIDSGSSWAQTEGSEAQCPLKCGKVIFGGKLSDKDFDEMLKHCLGNVGSGGKGYSVVVFNGDKDEGEVRAVVGKYRHAWVLGHVSEDEAASRTAEIFARLFMSGESEGNSIRSEFMPVGVDGRFSLLNAEPQDWIYDWYGL